In the Corythoichthys intestinalis isolate RoL2023-P3 chromosome 12, ASM3026506v1, whole genome shotgun sequence genome, one interval contains:
- the LOC130926683 gene encoding pancreas transcription factor 1 subunit alpha, translating into MEDVLFDLDQDGSTDFAFWGQMEQNLQFQTQLDSFLLECSSSTAAASGQLSPWSSLGCQSVFPEAQLTFPDLDSQSPGDEETDGCPVEETAAERRRARRLQVSHQPYKVQRHAANIRERKRMLSINSAFEELRCHVPTFPYEKRLSKIDTLRLAIAYIALLREILVSGCDPKSYVDECMKNGYKNQTNAIWNTSDLTARLSWIKWD; encoded by the exons ATGGAGGACGTTCTGTTCGATCTGGACCAAGATGGCTCGACGGATTTCGCTTTCTGGGGTCAGATGGAGCAAAACCTCCAGTTTCAAACGCAGCTTGACTCTTTCCTGCTGGAGTGCAGCAGCTCCACGGCAGCAGCGAGCGGTCAATTGTCGCCGTGGTCCTCACTGGGCTGTCAGTCGGTCTTTCCGGAGGCCCAGCTCACCTTCCCCGATTTAGACTCGCAGTCCCCCGGGGACGAGGAGACGGACGGCTGCCCCGTGGAAGAGACCGCGGCCGAGCGACGGCGCGCTCGCCGGCTGCAGGTGTCCCATCAGCCGTACAAGGTGCAGAGGCACGCCGCCAACATCCGCGAAAGGAAGCGGATGTTGAGCATCAACTCGGCCTTCGAAGAACTGCGCTGTCACGTGCCCACCTTTCCCTACGAGAAGCGGCTGTCCAAGATTGACACGCTGCGGCTGGCCATCGCCTACATCGCCCTCCTCAGGGAGATCCTCGTGTCGGGTTGCGATCCCAAGTCCTACGTGGACGAGTGCATGAAGAACGGATACAAGAATCAGACCAACGCCATTTGGAACACGAGTG ATCTGACAGCTCGTCTCTCGTGGATAAAGTGGGATTAG